The Planococcus halocryophilus nucleotide sequence AACCTTTATCGCTGTTTCCGAAATCTATGTATGAAACAGGATTAGAGATTGTTTCTGTAGCTACACGAAGAAGCAGGTCGGACGTATTAAGCCCGAAAGTTAAATCATTAAATTATATGAACAATATTTTAGTGAAGCTTGAAGCTAATTTAGCGGGTGTTTCTGAAGCTCTTATGCTAAATGATCAAGGCTACGTAGCTGAAGGTTCAGCAGATAACATCTTCATTGTTCGGAAAAATAAAATAGTAACACCTCCAGGCTATGTAGGAGCGCTTGAAGGAATTACACGTAATGCCATCATAGACATAGCGGGGCAAAAAGGTTACGACATTCAAGAAGGTGTTTTCACCAGACATGATGTGTATGTAGCTGATGAAGTCTTCTTAACAGGGACTGCTGCTGAAGTCATTTCGGTAGTGAAAGTAGATGGCCGAGTGATTGGTGAAGGAAAGCCGGGGCCAGTTACAAACGATTTGCTTGTATCATTCAGAGAGCTTGTTCAA carries:
- the ilvE gene encoding branched-chain-amino-acid transaminase; translation: MNEQVIYMNGEFVKKEDAKISVYDHGFLYGDGVFEGIRSYNGNVFRLEEHLERLYDSAKSVMLEIPHTFDEMIEIVVRTLRENKFKDAYIRLIVSRGVGNLGLDPYSCSHPSVIVIAEPLSLFPKSMYETGLEIVSVATRRSRSDVLSPKVKSLNYMNNILVKLEANLAGVSEALMLNDQGYVAEGSADNIFIVRKNKIVTPPGYVGALEGITRNAIIDIAGQKGYDIQEGVFTRHDVYVADEVFLTGTAAEVISVVKVDGRVIGEGKPGPVTNDLLVSFRELVQNDGVKVYSDQLNVV